One Streptomyces coeruleorubidus DNA segment encodes these proteins:
- a CDS encoding DUF397 domain-containing protein translates to MISALKWSKSSYSGNDDADCVEVAISPTHHPTIHIRDSKNKDAARLAFTDGAWSEFLEFAVGR, encoded by the coding sequence ATGATCTCCGCGCTGAAGTGGTCCAAGAGCAGCTACAGCGGAAACGACGATGCTGATTGCGTCGAGGTCGCCATATCCCCCACCCACCACCCCACCATCCACATCCGCGACTCCAAGAACAAGGACGCCGCCCGCCTGGCATTTACCGACGGTGCCTGGTCCGAATTCCTGGAGTTCGCGGTGGGACGCTGA
- a CDS encoding DUF2165 domain-containing protein, producing MATSSTSRRGALPLAATLLTATVALYMALVAFGNITDFGTNQQFVRHVLAMDTTFKDEDLMWRAITSTGLQDAAYVAIIAWETVAALVLIYGSWLWARRDQQQARRMSTYGLLMVLLLFGAGFIAIGGEWFSMWQSKSWNGLDAATRAFLFSGLVLIVNHLPSKQSDPAT from the coding sequence ATGGCCACCTCCTCCACATCACGCCGCGGCGCGCTGCCTCTCGCCGCCACCCTGCTCACCGCCACCGTCGCCCTCTACATGGCGCTGGTCGCGTTCGGGAACATCACCGACTTCGGCACCAACCAGCAGTTCGTCCGGCATGTTCTGGCCATGGACACCACGTTCAAGGACGAGGACCTGATGTGGCGGGCCATCACGAGTACGGGGCTCCAGGACGCCGCCTACGTCGCGATCATCGCCTGGGAGACCGTCGCCGCGCTCGTCCTCATATACGGGAGCTGGCTGTGGGCCAGACGGGATCAGCAGCAGGCCCGGCGGATGTCCACGTACGGGCTGCTGATGGTGTTGCTGCTGTTCGGCGCCGGGTTCATCGCGATCGGCGGTGAGTGGTTCTCCATGTGGCAGTCGAAGAGCTGGAACGGGCTGGACGCCGCCACCCGGGCGTTCCTGTTCAGCGGGCTCGTGCTGATCGTCAACCACCTGCCGTCCAAGCAGTCGGACCCGGCTACCTGA
- a CDS encoding glycosyltransferase family 2 protein codes for MVVEPTIACVVPCHNEEAAVGKVVRDLRAALPEAVVYVYDNASTDRTVDVARAAGAIVRQEPRKGKGNVIRRAFADVDADALLIIDGDDTYDASRARDMVDLLFEGPYDQVVGARRVTDDGAYRTGHAVGNKLLTGAVRSLFGNDVTDMLSGYRVFSRRFVKSFPALAREFETETEMTIHALHLRLPTAEVVVDYRVRPAGGESKLRTYRDGWRILRVILDLARRERPSLVHTVIAGVLALISVVLGIPVIAEFVRTGTVPRLPTAILAAAIMTIAALVLLVGYILESLTHMRQEQTRLVHLSYPAPVRTPRYTVHGAGTGPVPVRKAVDGP; via the coding sequence GTGGTCGTGGAACCGACGATCGCGTGTGTCGTGCCGTGCCACAACGAGGAGGCGGCCGTCGGCAAAGTGGTCCGCGACCTGCGCGCGGCCCTCCCCGAGGCCGTCGTCTACGTCTACGACAACGCCTCCACCGACCGCACCGTGGACGTCGCCCGCGCGGCGGGCGCGATCGTCCGGCAGGAGCCCCGCAAGGGCAAGGGCAACGTCATCCGCCGCGCCTTCGCCGATGTCGACGCCGACGCCCTGCTCATCATCGACGGCGACGACACCTACGACGCCTCACGCGCCCGGGACATGGTGGACCTGCTCTTCGAGGGGCCGTACGACCAGGTAGTCGGCGCCCGCCGGGTGACGGACGACGGCGCCTACCGGACCGGACACGCGGTCGGCAACAAACTGCTCACCGGGGCGGTGCGGTCCCTGTTCGGCAATGACGTGACCGACATGCTCAGCGGCTACCGGGTCTTCTCCCGCCGCTTCGTGAAGTCCTTCCCGGCGCTGGCCCGGGAGTTCGAGACCGAGACCGAGATGACGATCCACGCACTCCACCTCCGTCTCCCCACGGCGGAGGTGGTCGTGGACTACCGGGTCCGGCCCGCCGGCGGCGAGAGCAAACTGCGCACCTACCGGGACGGCTGGCGCATCCTGCGCGTCATCCTCGACCTGGCGCGCCGCGAGCGCCCCTCCCTCGTCCACACCGTGATCGCCGGCGTCCTGGCCCTGATCTCGGTCGTCCTCGGCATCCCCGTCATCGCCGAGTTCGTCCGCACGGGCACGGTGCCCCGCCTCCCCACGGCGATCCTCGCCGCCGCGATCATGACCATCGCCGCGCTCGTCCTGCTCGTTGGCTACATCCTCGAGTCGCTCACCCACATGCGGCAGGAGCAGACCCGGCTCGTGCACCTCTCCTACCCGGCCCCCGTCCGCACTCCGCGCTACACCGTCCACGGAGCCGGCACCGGCCCCGTACCGGTCCGGAAGGCCGTCGACGGCCCCTGA
- a CDS encoding GtrA family protein — translation MTRSVRDAVRGVWREAAKFSVVGALAFVVDNGGYNLLVFGLPGGAAGGPMEAAPVQASVVATGAAALFSWAGNRYWTYRHQHREKVAHELGLFLLANAFGLAITAGTVFVSRQMLGLDSPLSDNTARIFGWVLATLFRFYAYRRYVFVAP, via the coding sequence GTGACACGTTCCGTCCGTGATGCCGTACGGGGTGTCTGGCGCGAGGCCGCCAAGTTCTCAGTCGTCGGGGCCCTGGCCTTCGTCGTGGACAACGGCGGCTACAACCTGCTGGTCTTCGGGCTGCCCGGCGGCGCGGCGGGCGGGCCGATGGAGGCCGCTCCCGTCCAGGCGTCCGTCGTCGCGACGGGTGCCGCCGCGCTGTTCAGCTGGGCCGGGAACCGCTACTGGACCTACCGGCATCAGCACCGCGAGAAGGTGGCCCACGAACTGGGCCTGTTCCTCCTCGCGAACGCTTTCGGTCTCGCCATCACGGCGGGCACGGTCTTCGTGTCCCGGCAGATGCTCGGGCTCGACTCGCCGCTCAGCGACAACACCGCCCGCATCTTCGGCTGGGTGCTCGCGACCCTGTTCCGCTTCTACGCCTACCGGCGCTACGTCTTCGTCGCACCCTGA
- a CDS encoding bifunctional FO biosynthesis protein CofGH, whose product MTTSATSGTGPTENSMRRALKRARDGVSLDVAEAAVLLQARGAHLEDLAASAARVRDAGLEAAGRPGVITYSKSVFVPLTRLCRDKCHYCTFVTVPGKLRREGHGMFMSPDEVLDIARKGAALGCKEALITLGDKPEDRWPQAREWLDAHGYDDTIAYVRAISVRILEETGLLPHLNPGVMSWTDFQRLKPVAPSMGMMLETTATRLWSEPGGPHHGSPDKEPAVRLRVLEDAGRSSVPFTSGILIGIGENYEERAESLFALRKVSRAYHGVQELIIQNFRAKPDTAMRGMPDAELDELVATVAVARLLMGPSGCIQAPPNLVDDEYERLIGAGIDDWGGVSPLTIDHVNPERPWPQIDQLAEKSRAAGFELRERLCVYPEFVRRGEPWLDPRLRPHVAALADPATGLASPEALPQGLPWQEPEEVFVASGRTDLHTSIDSEGRSSDRRDDFDEVYGDWGALREAAAPGMAPERIDTDVRQALRTAADDPTKLTDDEALALLHADGPALDALARIADDVRRSAVGDDVTYIVTRNINFTNVCYTGCRFCAFAQRRTDADAYTLSLDQVADRAQQAWDVGAVEVCMQGGIHPDLPGTAYFDIARAVKERVPGMHVHAFSPMEVVNGATRTGMSIREWLTAAKEAGLDTIPGTAAEILDDEVRWILTKGKLPAADWIEVVTTAHELGIRSSSTMMYGHVDQPRHWLGHLRTLAGIQQRTGGFTEFVTLPFVHTNAPVYLAGIARPGPTMRDNRAVTAMARLLLHPYIPNIQTSWVKLGTEGAAEMLRSGANDLGGTLMEETISRMAGSSYGSYKSVKDLIAVADAAGRPAKPRNTLYGEVPQERQRVAQASDGHLPELLPVLD is encoded by the coding sequence ATGACGACTTCCGCGACCTCCGGAACCGGACCCACCGAGAACTCCATGCGTCGCGCCCTGAAACGGGCCAGGGACGGCGTCTCCCTCGACGTCGCCGAGGCGGCCGTCCTGCTCCAGGCCCGGGGCGCGCACCTGGAGGACCTGGCGGCCTCGGCCGCCCGGGTGCGGGACGCGGGTCTCGAGGCGGCCGGCCGGCCCGGCGTCATCACGTACTCCAAGAGCGTCTTCGTCCCGCTGACCCGGCTGTGCCGGGACAAGTGCCACTACTGCACGTTCGTCACCGTCCCCGGCAAGCTGCGCCGGGAGGGCCACGGGATGTTCATGTCCCCCGACGAGGTGCTGGACATCGCCCGCAAGGGCGCCGCCCTGGGCTGCAAGGAAGCCCTCATCACCCTCGGCGACAAGCCCGAGGACCGCTGGCCTCAGGCGCGCGAGTGGCTCGACGCGCACGGCTACGACGACACCATCGCCTACGTCCGCGCCATCTCCGTCCGCATCCTGGAGGAGACGGGCCTTCTTCCCCATCTGAACCCGGGCGTCATGAGCTGGACCGACTTCCAGCGGCTGAAGCCCGTCGCGCCCAGCATGGGCATGATGCTGGAGACCACCGCGACCCGCCTCTGGTCCGAGCCGGGCGGTCCGCATCACGGTTCTCCCGACAAGGAGCCCGCCGTGCGGCTGCGGGTGCTGGAGGACGCCGGGCGTTCCTCCGTGCCCTTCACCTCGGGCATCCTCATAGGCATCGGCGAGAACTACGAGGAGCGCGCCGAGTCCCTGTTCGCTCTGCGCAAGGTCTCCCGGGCCTACCACGGCGTCCAGGAGCTGATCATCCAGAACTTCCGCGCCAAGCCGGACACCGCGATGCGCGGCATGCCCGACGCGGAACTGGACGAACTCGTCGCCACGGTGGCCGTCGCCCGCCTCCTCATGGGCCCCTCGGGCTGCATCCAGGCCCCGCCCAACCTCGTCGACGACGAGTACGAGCGGCTGATCGGCGCCGGCATCGACGACTGGGGCGGGGTGTCCCCGCTGACCATCGACCACGTCAACCCCGAGCGCCCCTGGCCGCAGATCGACCAGCTCGCCGAGAAGTCCCGCGCGGCCGGTTTCGAACTGCGGGAACGCCTTTGCGTGTACCCGGAGTTCGTGCGGCGCGGCGAGCCCTGGCTGGACCCGCGGCTGCGTCCGCACGTGGCGGCGCTGGCCGACCCGGCCACCGGCCTGGCCAGCCCCGAGGCCCTGCCGCAGGGCCTGCCGTGGCAGGAGCCGGAGGAGGTCTTCGTCGCCTCCGGCCGCACGGACCTGCACACCTCGATCGACAGCGAGGGCCGCAGCTCGGACCGCCGCGACGACTTCGACGAGGTGTACGGCGACTGGGGCGCCCTGCGCGAGGCGGCAGCGCCGGGCATGGCACCGGAGCGCATCGACACCGACGTACGGCAGGCCCTGCGCACGGCGGCCGACGACCCCACGAAGCTCACCGACGACGAGGCACTGGCCCTGCTGCACGCGGACGGCCCGGCCCTGGACGCCCTCGCGCGGATCGCCGACGACGTACGCCGGTCGGCCGTCGGCGACGACGTCACCTACATCGTCACCCGCAACATCAACTTCACCAACGTCTGCTACACGGGCTGCCGTTTCTGCGCCTTCGCCCAGCGCCGCACGGACGCCGACGCCTACACCCTGTCCCTGGACCAGGTCGCCGACCGGGCCCAGCAGGCCTGGGACGTCGGCGCGGTGGAGGTCTGCATGCAGGGCGGCATCCACCCGGACCTGCCCGGCACGGCGTACTTCGACATCGCGCGGGCCGTGAAGGAACGCGTCCCCGGCATGCACGTGCACGCCTTCTCGCCGATGGAGGTCGTCAACGGCGCGACCCGTACCGGCATGTCGATCCGCGAGTGGCTGACGGCGGCCAAGGAGGCGGGCCTGGACACCATCCCGGGCACCGCCGCCGAGATCCTCGACGACGAGGTCCGCTGGATCCTCACCAAGGGCAAGCTGCCCGCCGCGGACTGGATCGAGGTCGTGACGACGGCCCACGAGCTGGGCATCCGGTCGTCCTCGACGATGATGTACGGGCATGTCGACCAGCCCCGCCACTGGCTGGGCCACCTGCGCACCCTCGCCGGCATCCAGCAGCGCACCGGCGGCTTCACCGAGTTCGTGACGCTGCCGTTCGTGCACACCAACGCGCCCGTGTACCTCGCGGGCATCGCCCGCCCCGGCCCGACCATGCGGGACAACCGCGCGGTCACGGCCATGGCCCGGCTCCTGCTGCACCCGTACATCCCCAACATCCAGACCAGCTGGGTGAAGCTGGGCACCGAGGGCGCGGCCGAGATGCTCCGCTCGGGCGCCAACGACCTCGGCGGGACGCTCATGGAGGAGACGATCTCCCGCATGGCGGGCTCCTCGTACGGCTCCTACAAGTCGGTCAAGGACCTCATCGCGGTGGCCGACGCCGCGGGCCGCCCGGCGAAACCCCGGAACACCCTGTACGGGGAGGTCCCGCAGGAACGGCAGCGGGTGGCGCAGGCGTCGGACGGGCATCTGCCGGAGCTGTTGCCGGTGCTGGACTGA
- a CDS encoding LLM class F420-dependent oxidoreductase, giving the protein MRIAVTIFLTDETITPTRLARELEDRGFAGLYLPEHTHIPVERTTPYPAGGELPREYGRTLDPFVALGQAAAVTERLGLGTGITLVAQHDPIDLAKQVATLDHLSGGRFTLGLGFGWNVEEAADHGVRWRTRRELVRDRMALMRALWSQEPVAYEGEFGSVRASHAHPKPVQKPRGPVVGPRTLVGGAAGPKLFAHICEYADGWLPIGGRGLSESLPQLRTAWTEAGRDPEGLHVVPYAVHPTPSKLAHYADLGIEEVVAQLPPAGEAEVLKALDRLHGYL; this is encoded by the coding sequence ATGCGCATCGCCGTAACGATCTTCCTCACCGACGAGACGATCACCCCGACCCGGCTCGCCCGCGAGCTGGAGGACCGCGGTTTCGCCGGGCTGTATCTGCCCGAGCACACGCACATCCCCGTCGAGCGGACCACCCCGTACCCGGCGGGCGGCGAGCTGCCGCGCGAGTACGGCCGCACCCTCGACCCGTTCGTGGCGCTCGGCCAGGCCGCCGCCGTCACCGAGCGGCTCGGCCTCGGCACGGGCATCACGCTCGTCGCCCAGCACGACCCGATCGACCTGGCCAAGCAGGTCGCGACCCTGGACCACCTGTCCGGTGGCCGGTTCACGCTCGGGCTCGGCTTCGGCTGGAACGTCGAGGAGGCCGCCGACCACGGCGTACGGTGGCGCACCCGGCGCGAGCTGGTCCGGGACCGGATGGCGCTGATGCGGGCGCTGTGGTCGCAGGAACCGGTCGCGTACGAGGGGGAGTTCGGCAGCGTCCGGGCCAGTCACGCGCACCCCAAGCCCGTCCAGAAGCCGCGCGGCCCGGTCGTCGGCCCGCGCACGCTCGTCGGCGGCGCCGCCGGGCCGAAACTGTTCGCCCACATCTGCGAGTACGCCGACGGCTGGCTCCCCATCGGCGGCCGCGGCCTCTCCGAGTCCCTGCCGCAGCTGCGCACCGCCTGGACCGAAGCGGGCCGCGACCCCGAGGGCCTGCACGTCGTCCCGTACGCGGTCCACCCGACCCCGAGCAAGCTCGCCCACTACGCCGACCTCGGCATCGAGGAGGTCGTGGCACAACTGCCGCCGGCGGGGGAGGCGGAGGTCCTGAAGGCCCTGGACAGGCTTCACGGGTACCTCTGA
- a CDS encoding DedA family protein produces MSVPSDFLGQVSATTAYAVLAAAVLAESVLLVGAFVPTLGLLLAAGALARAGHLSLPLVVGVTAGAAVAGDLLGHCTGALLGDRLRTGRLGSRVPATAWRNAETRMDRCGGRAVFLARFVPVLRTLTPHLAGATRLPYRRIAPYSAVAAVLWATAEAGTGYAALATAT; encoded by the coding sequence GTGAGTGTCCCGTCGGACTTCCTCGGCCAGGTCTCCGCCACCACCGCCTACGCGGTCCTCGCGGCGGCGGTCCTGGCCGAGTCCGTCCTGCTGGTCGGCGCCTTCGTCCCCACCCTCGGCCTGCTGCTGGCGGCCGGGGCGCTGGCCCGCGCCGGGCACCTGAGCCTGCCGCTCGTCGTCGGGGTCACGGCGGGCGCCGCGGTGGCCGGTGACCTGCTCGGCCACTGCACCGGAGCCCTGCTCGGCGACCGCCTGCGCACGGGACGCCTCGGCAGCCGGGTCCCGGCCACCGCCTGGCGGAACGCCGAGACCCGGATGGACCGCTGCGGCGGCCGGGCGGTGTTCCTGGCCCGTTTCGTTCCGGTGCTCCGCACGCTCACCCCGCACCTCGCGGGCGCCACCCGGCTGCCTTACCGCCGCATCGCGCCCTACAGCGCGGTCGCCGCCGTGCTGTGGGCCACCGCCGAGGCCGGCACGGGTTACGCGGCGCTGGCGACGGCCACCTGA
- a CDS encoding class I SAM-dependent methyltransferase, whose protein sequence is MDSRTMDWTFLTEAARDPRTTGAVAPSGKALARALTDPVRALAPRPLTVLEAGAGTGAVTRALIPQLPPGSRLDVVEANPRFTGRLRRLADTHPLLAGEPERVRVHRSYVEELPGEQRYDVIVSGLPLTNFTPGQTETIMARYLELLHPGGTLTYFAYRGTRQARALLSSRAQARRHHAVEEVMAAYQRRYATGRWSVWANLPPARVWQLRRPYRDAPDPRDGLRDVTGTGARR, encoded by the coding sequence ATGGATTCCCGAACCATGGACTGGACGTTCCTCACCGAAGCGGCCCGTGATCCGCGCACCACGGGGGCCGTCGCCCCCAGCGGCAAGGCCCTGGCCCGTGCGCTGACCGACCCGGTGCGGGCCCTCGCACCACGACCGCTGACCGTCCTGGAGGCGGGAGCCGGAACCGGCGCGGTCACCCGCGCCCTCATTCCGCAGCTGCCGCCGGGCAGCCGCCTGGACGTCGTCGAGGCCAACCCCCGCTTCACCGGCCGGCTGCGCCGCCTGGCCGACACGCACCCCCTCCTGGCCGGGGAGCCGGAGCGGGTCCGGGTCCACCGCTCCTACGTCGAGGAGCTGCCGGGCGAGCAGCGCTACGACGTGATCGTCTCCGGCCTGCCCCTGACCAACTTCACGCCCGGCCAGACCGAAACGATCATGGCCCGGTACCTGGAGCTCCTCCACCCCGGCGGCACCCTCACCTACTTCGCCTACCGGGGCACCCGGCAGGCCCGTGCCCTGCTGTCCTCCCGCGCGCAGGCCCGCCGGCACCACGCCGTCGAGGAGGTCATGGCCGCCTACCAGCGCCGGTACGCCACCGGCCGCTGGTCGGTGTGGGCGAACCTGCCCCCGGCCAGGGTCTGGCAGCTGCGGCGCCCGTACCGCGACGCGCCGGACCCGCGGGACGGGCTGCGGGACGTCACCGGCACGGGAGCCCGCCGGTGA
- a CDS encoding sensor histidine kinase — protein sequence MRRVSLLWGTYGRWCLVVLLTALAVLNSASTAGGRYVTPVTVTAVLCGLALLVRRLPWYAAALPATAATGLWGWPLLPLLLVVLFDLAARRRARIAVGCAAVALGANLLIPPAVSLWTPQQYGSTLFVLLALVGGLWVGNRRRLLTALGDQVEHLRIERELREEAARAAERSRIAAEMHDVLAHRLSLIALHTGVLATRSEQLPAPVVERLALLRTASTEALADLRDVLGALRDPGCEPTEAAPVPVLRDVDALVEQARAAGQQAELRVEGRPEQAPAAHRLAVYRLVQEALTNARKHAGGAPVRIQLCYRPPATTVEVTNAPGSPAAHAVASGFGLVGLRERVTALGGQLHAGPGGAGSWRLAARIPHPAALVQNGTPT from the coding sequence ATGCGGAGAGTGAGCCTGCTGTGGGGCACCTACGGGCGCTGGTGCCTGGTCGTGCTGCTGACCGCCCTCGCCGTGCTGAACAGCGCCTCCACCGCCGGCGGCCGGTACGTCACGCCGGTCACGGTGACGGCGGTGCTGTGCGGACTGGCCCTGCTGGTGCGCCGGTTGCCCTGGTACGCCGCCGCCCTGCCGGCCACCGCGGCGACCGGGCTGTGGGGGTGGCCGCTGCTGCCGCTGCTCCTCGTCGTGCTGTTCGACCTGGCGGCCCGCCGGCGTGCCCGGATCGCGGTGGGCTGCGCCGCGGTCGCGCTGGGCGCCAACCTGCTCATCCCCCCGGCGGTCTCGCTGTGGACCCCGCAGCAGTACGGCTCCACCCTGTTCGTGCTGCTGGCCCTGGTCGGCGGGCTGTGGGTGGGCAACCGCCGCCGGCTGCTGACGGCGCTGGGCGACCAGGTCGAGCACCTGCGGATCGAGCGGGAGTTGCGCGAGGAGGCCGCCCGCGCCGCCGAGCGGTCCCGGATCGCCGCGGAGATGCACGACGTACTGGCCCACCGCCTGAGCCTGATCGCCCTGCACACGGGCGTCCTCGCGACGCGCAGCGAGCAGTTGCCCGCGCCGGTCGTGGAACGCCTGGCCCTGCTGCGCACCGCCTCCACCGAGGCCCTGGCCGACCTCCGCGACGTCCTCGGAGCCCTGCGCGACCCCGGCTGCGAGCCCACCGAGGCCGCTCCCGTCCCCGTCCTGCGCGACGTGGACGCACTGGTCGAGCAGGCACGGGCGGCGGGGCAGCAGGCCGAGCTGCGGGTGGAGGGCCGGCCCGAGCAGGCTCCCGCCGCCCACCGGCTGGCCGTCTACCGGCTCGTCCAGGAAGCGCTGACGAACGCCCGTAAGCACGCCGGGGGCGCCCCGGTGCGCATCCAGCTCTGCTACCGGCCGCCCGCCACCACCGTGGAGGTCACCAACGCCCCCGGCAGCCCGGCCGCACACGCCGTCGCCTCCGGTTTCGGGCTGGTCGGCCTGCGCGAGCGCGTCACCGCCCTCGGCGGCCAGCTGCACGCCGGACCCGGCGGGGCCGGCAGCTGGCGGCTGGCCGCCCGCATCCCGCACCCCGCCGCCCTCGTACAGAACGGCACCCCCACATGA
- a CDS encoding response regulator: protein MIRVLIADDDALVRLGLTDLLDGDPGIEVVAQASDGLHAVEQATAHRVDIALVDVRMPRMDGITATARLRALPHPPRVITLTTFDLDEYVYDALAAGADGFLLKDTDPAEILRAVHLVAAGSAMLHPSAARRLIDRHHRSGGPQATAARARLDRLTPRERDVLTLLAQGETNADIADRLGMRESTVKAHVSRILTALEVTNRVQAALLARDAGLTA from the coding sequence ATGATCCGCGTCCTGATCGCCGACGACGACGCCCTGGTCCGCCTGGGCCTCACCGACCTCCTCGACGGCGACCCCGGGATCGAGGTCGTCGCCCAGGCGTCCGACGGCCTGCACGCCGTCGAGCAGGCCACCGCGCACCGCGTCGACATCGCCCTCGTGGACGTCCGTATGCCCCGCATGGACGGCATCACGGCCACGGCCCGGCTGCGCGCCCTGCCCCACCCGCCGCGGGTGATCACGCTGACCACCTTCGATCTCGACGAGTACGTCTACGACGCCCTCGCGGCCGGGGCCGACGGCTTCCTGCTGAAGGACACGGACCCGGCCGAGATCCTGCGCGCCGTCCACCTCGTCGCCGCCGGCTCGGCGATGCTCCACCCCAGCGCCGCCCGCCGCCTCATCGACCGCCACCACCGCTCCGGCGGCCCGCAGGCGACCGCCGCCCGCGCCCGGCTCGACCGGCTCACACCCCGGGAACGCGACGTGCTGACCCTGCTCGCCCAGGGCGAGACCAACGCCGACATCGCCGACCGCCTCGGCATGCGCGAGAGCACCGTCAAGGCCCACGTCAGCCGCATCCTCACCGCGCTGGAGGTCACCAACCGGGTGCAGGCGGCCCTGCTGGCCCGCGACGCCGGGCTCACCGCCTGA
- a CDS encoding CehA/McbA family metallohydrolase yields MCEDNHGGLGRRALFVTGAAAALTLGSVSFASAADGNQDDGDQESRTVRGTLPPGSPDFVYVPVEVPAGVREIKVAYTYDRPSVPAGTTGNALDIGIFDDRGTELGGRGFRGWSGGARTEFFIRADEATPGYIPGPVREGTWHIALGPYTVAPQGLSYEITITLTYGEPGEAARPVYPPDRARGRGRAWYRGDCHLHSWYSDGRRTPAEIGALARAAGLDFINSSEHNTHAAHAHWSDVAGDDLLVMLGEEVTTRNGHVVALGTDPGTFVDWRYRARDNRFGRFARQIRRAGGLVVPAHPHATCVGCNWKFGFGEADAVEVWNGPYTPDDEVALADWDSMLVASVRDGRDWIPAMGSSDAHRDPDAVGRPQTVVLADELTRRAIQEGIRAGRSYIAESAKVELSFRAYGARGEHAGIGERLRVDRDTPVTVRLEVTGAPRCTVRFITDQGVLHTSAPLPVSGSGVVEWRTTPSYAAYVRAELRHEAAAGPVPGVLAAFTNPIFLGRATG; encoded by the coding sequence ATGTGCGAGGACAACCACGGCGGGCTCGGCCGGCGCGCTCTGTTCGTGACGGGAGCGGCCGCCGCGCTTACGTTGGGAAGCGTGAGCTTCGCTTCAGCGGCCGACGGGAACCAGGACGACGGGGACCAGGAGAGCAGAACGGTGCGCGGCACCCTGCCGCCCGGCTCCCCGGACTTCGTGTACGTGCCGGTCGAGGTCCCGGCCGGGGTCCGGGAGATCAAGGTCGCCTACACCTACGACCGCCCGTCCGTCCCGGCCGGCACGACCGGCAACGCCCTCGACATCGGCATCTTCGACGACCGCGGCACCGAGCTCGGCGGCCGGGGCTTCAGGGGCTGGTCGGGCGGGGCGCGCACGGAGTTCTTCATCCGCGCGGACGAGGCCACGCCCGGCTACATCCCGGGCCCGGTGCGCGAGGGCACCTGGCACATCGCGCTCGGCCCGTACACGGTCGCCCCGCAGGGCCTGTCGTACGAGATCACGATCACGCTGACGTACGGCGAGCCGGGCGAGGCCGCCCGGCCGGTGTATCCGCCGGACCGGGCCAGGGGCCGGGGCCGTGCCTGGTACCGGGGCGACTGCCATCTGCACTCCTGGTACTCCGACGGCCGCCGCACCCCCGCCGAGATCGGGGCGCTGGCGCGGGCGGCGGGGCTGGACTTCATCAACTCCTCCGAGCACAACACGCACGCGGCGCACGCCCACTGGTCGGACGTGGCCGGGGACGACCTGCTGGTCATGCTGGGCGAGGAGGTCACCACGCGCAACGGTCACGTCGTCGCGCTCGGCACCGACCCGGGGACCTTCGTCGACTGGCGCTACCGGGCCCGCGACAACCGCTTCGGCCGCTTCGCCCGCCAGATCCGCCGCGCCGGGGGCCTGGTCGTCCCGGCCCACCCGCACGCCACGTGCGTCGGCTGCAACTGGAAGTTCGGCTTCGGCGAGGCGGACGCGGTCGAGGTGTGGAACGGCCCCTACACGCCCGACGACGAGGTGGCCCTCGCCGACTGGGACAGCATGCTGGTGGCGTCCGTGCGGGACGGGCGCGACTGGATCCCGGCGATGGGCAGCAGCGACGCCCACCGCGACCCGGACGCCGTGGGGCGCCCCCAGACGGTCGTCCTGGCCGACGAGCTGACCCGCCGGGCGATCCAGGAGGGCATCCGGGCGGGACGGTCGTACATCGCCGAGTCCGCCAAGGTCGAGCTGTCGTTCCGGGCGTACGGTGCACGCGGCGAACACGCGGGCATCGGCGAGCGGTTGCGGGTGGACCGCGACACCCCGGTCACCGTCCGCCTGGAGGTCACGGGCGCCCCGCGCTGCACGGTCCGCTTCATCACCGACCAGGGCGTGCTGCACACCAGCGCCCCGCTGCCGGTGTCCGGCTCGGGTGTCGTCGAGTGGCGGACGACGCCGTCCTACGCGGCGTACGTACGGGCGGAACTGCGGCACGAGGCGGCGGCGGGGCCGGTGCCGGGGGTGCTGGCGGCGTTCACGAACCCGATCTTCCTGGGGCGCGCCACGGGATGA